Proteins from a single region of Crassaminicella profunda:
- a CDS encoding stalk domain-containing protein has protein sequence MKDKIKEKILIGGIRRIMKTNLMKNRMMGCIVIMIFMCSMFVGNAFAEELIQLPTDFADANIMDVKLIANEKNYQVGEKVMLLKVAPYIKEDSFMLPLEFLLDMMGMKQENMTWDQGTNVIRLFKGDNIIQMAIGKSQWRIDGRSIEMKTQVELKDGVVMVPLSMATKVWDTKYTYNSLTKTVTFSIQKEKKEVLKKGDYTYEELLERVYKYSRDLKRLDMNVDRAEMNKDEAKDRVKSTPIGTGNGEDDAARTSDYLELEQNRIELKKAENNIDMKKDQLAYDFKKAYDNILKQEDHMKIKKLELEIANENMKQMRIKYEYGSVSENEKIQAKRDEDQAKKDYEMALEDLDKDYEKLNDMVGFKKEERYSLEDRISFDVMDDEDVEYHIARMISISPEIWGSEQSVRMKDLGVKLYTFNAGGPSYGSKKMDLKEANMDLGDKKKAYGEKLRNTYKILKRYKDEYNNSILSYEKAKDDLKKAKIDLEIGSMTPIEFKRKTLDLEREKKNLKDKIMDYNELLMKYDKPWIN, from the coding sequence ATGAAGGATAAAATAAAAGAAAAAATTTTAATAGGTGGAATTAGAAGGATTATGAAAACTAACCTAATGAAAAATAGAATGATGGGTTGTATTGTTATAATGATTTTTATGTGTAGTATGTTCGTAGGAAATGCTTTTGCAGAGGAATTGATTCAATTGCCAACAGATTTTGCAGATGCAAATATAATGGATGTGAAGTTAATAGCAAATGAAAAAAATTATCAGGTAGGGGAGAAAGTTATGTTATTAAAGGTAGCCCCTTATATAAAAGAAGATAGCTTCATGCTTCCATTAGAATTTCTTTTAGATATGATGGGGATGAAGCAAGAGAATATGACTTGGGATCAAGGGACAAATGTGATTCGTTTATTTAAAGGGGATAATATTATTCAAATGGCCATAGGGAAAAGTCAGTGGAGGATAGATGGTAGATCAATAGAGATGAAAACACAAGTAGAATTAAAGGATGGTGTGGTGATGGTTCCTTTAAGTATGGCTACAAAAGTATGGGATACAAAATATACGTATAATAGTCTAACTAAGACTGTAACCTTTTCTATACAAAAAGAAAAGAAAGAAGTATTGAAAAAAGGGGATTACACCTATGAAGAATTATTAGAGCGGGTATATAAGTATAGTAGAGACTTAAAAAGGTTAGATATGAATGTAGATCGTGCTGAAATGAATAAGGATGAAGCAAAGGATCGTGTAAAATCAACTCCTATAGGGACAGGAAATGGAGAGGATGATGCAGCGAGGACTTCTGATTATTTAGAACTTGAGCAAAATAGAATTGAATTAAAAAAGGCAGAAAACAACATAGATATGAAAAAGGATCAGCTTGCTTATGATTTTAAAAAAGCTTATGACAATATATTGAAGCAAGAAGATCATATGAAAATAAAAAAGCTAGAATTAGAGATTGCCAATGAAAATATGAAACAAATGAGGATCAAATATGAATATGGTAGTGTTAGTGAAAATGAAAAAATACAAGCTAAAAGGGATGAAGATCAGGCTAAGAAAGATTATGAAATGGCTCTAGAGGATTTGGATAAAGATTATGAAAAGTTAAATGATATGGTAGGATTCAAAAAGGAAGAAAGATATAGTTTGGAAGATCGTATTAGCTTTGATGTAATGGATGATGAAGATGTGGAATACCATATTGCAAGAATGATTAGTATTAGTCCTGAAATTTGGGGATCAGAGCAAAGTGTAAGAATGAAAGATTTAGGGGTAAAACTCTATACTTTCAATGCAGGAGGACCTTCTTATGGATCAAAGAAAATGGATCTAAAGGAAGCTAATATGGATTTAGGAGATAAAAAGAAAGCTTATGGTGAAAAATTAAGAAATACTTATAAAATTTTGAAAAGATATAAAGATGAATATAATAATAGTATTCTATCCTATGAAAAAGCAAAGGATGATTTAAAAAAAGCAAAAATAGATTTAGAAATAGGGAGTATGACGCCTATAGAATTTAAAAGAAAAACATTAGATTTAGAAAGAGAGAAAAAGAACTTAAAAGATAAAATAATGGATTATAATGAACTCTTAATGAAATATGATAAACCTTGGATCAATTAG
- a CDS encoding ABC transporter permease, which yields MKNVFFRRFSMGALVAFILLMIGNDLLFQNIAMIMDTEEAFYEVVSQNGNSSMKIDDLNKLKETLKTEILVMGEKNTQMSVEGKEYNVLAKGVFGDYKSFFPVRLKKGSFVTDISLDTKKPMVIEQKLSQKIFKNKDTIGLNFSEGNKVYEIVGILEKSLFSLFIPERNVVYMPLDALKDKKLKVPITSIYIGSKDHENKEISEGNVESALAQYGINDVVITKGTKKIDSIRTIQACMLLFLVLVMTKDIMKILQRRWKKLYCKLNEAIRLTDKGMFTKENMYTLLKEVMIGLMSVGLLIYLFYRIPIVYLPVKGIMKEEVITLTYYLNNIKEAFSESFTNRNAYITPLGYILKGIYQMIVISFVISLIPLYIYRKYKVIENSFLKESLSLISIVFLLIFVNIKASFVFMLNKELFIVLSTFIFTQNMKVYLEKEEVK from the coding sequence ATGAAAAATGTGTTTTTTAGAAGATTTTCTATGGGAGCATTGGTAGCTTTTATCCTCTTGATGATTGGAAATGATTTGCTCTTTCAAAATATAGCTATGATCATGGATACAGAAGAAGCCTTTTATGAAGTAGTAAGCCAAAATGGAAATAGCTCTATGAAAATAGATGATTTAAATAAATTAAAAGAAACCCTTAAAACAGAGATCCTTGTTATGGGAGAGAAGAATACGCAGATGAGTGTTGAGGGAAAAGAATATAATGTTTTAGCAAAGGGTGTTTTTGGAGATTATAAAAGTTTTTTTCCTGTTAGATTAAAAAAAGGAAGCTTTGTAACAGATATAAGTTTAGATACGAAAAAACCTATGGTGATAGAACAAAAGCTTTCTCAAAAAATTTTTAAAAATAAGGATACCATAGGATTAAATTTTTCAGAAGGGAATAAGGTTTATGAGATTGTAGGAATTTTAGAAAAAAGTTTATTTTCACTATTTATACCTGAGAGAAATGTAGTATATATGCCATTAGATGCATTAAAGGATAAGAAGTTGAAAGTACCTATTACGAGTATCTATATAGGGAGTAAAGATCATGAGAATAAAGAAATTAGTGAAGGGAATGTAGAGAGTGCTTTAGCCCAATATGGAATAAACGATGTAGTGATTACAAAAGGAACTAAGAAGATTGACAGTATAAGAACTATACAAGCCTGTATGCTGTTGTTTTTAGTTTTAGTCATGACAAAGGATATAATGAAAATCCTTCAAAGAAGATGGAAAAAGCTTTATTGTAAGTTAAATGAAGCAATAAGACTAACAGATAAAGGGATGTTTACAAAAGAAAATATGTATACGCTCTTAAAAGAAGTTATGATCGGACTTATGAGTGTCGGGCTACTTATATATCTATTTTATAGAATTCCTATCGTTTATTTACCAGTTAAAGGAATCATGAAGGAGGAAGTTATTACCCTTACTTATTATTTAAATAATATAAAGGAAGCTTTTAGTGAAAGTTTTACAAATAGAAATGCTTATATAACACCTTTAGGATATATACTTAAGGGAATTTATCAGATGATAGTTATATCTTTTGTGATTAGTTTAATTCCTTTGTATATTTATAGAAAATACAAGGTGATAGAAAATTCTTTTTTAAAAGAAAGTTTGAGTTTGATTAGCATTGTTTTTTTATTGATTTTTGTAAATATAAAAGCTTCATTTGTATTTATGTTGAATAAAGAACTATTTATTGTATTGAGTACATTTATATTTACTCAAAATATGAAAGTTTATTTAGAAAAGGAGGAGGTTAAATGA
- a CDS encoding efflux RND transporter periplasmic adaptor subunit: MDRKKKIRKMIIQYFGVILLFTIFSQSLNNLALPRVAVGNGKSTSLQMNIQKEGTITARKSEQIYGTFSGIIDKIFVQTNKIVKKGDPLVKLDEKELNEKFIQEEGNYKKSKLNYKIAKGQYENQEGLEKELAAVEKARKEFEKKEVYYENNIISKEEFEKAKDTLKDVEDTYNTKKKNQPIEDMKAQNSLVESEMEYKLKEIAFKEMQKIVANKGIITAPIDGVVKNITKKEGERINKDETILALTDPSSGYELKISIKKDIAKYLKIGERLNITFKGLDDLKVESKITDISNNKEEPSKIKDITLSFENERLKGDEFATIRETKSTTKYDVVVPNSAIGSEQNGRKFVWLVRKEDKPLGKEYYVNKRYVTTGESDLDKTAIKSGLDKYEEFVQDATGVDLKENGRVLKK; the protein is encoded by the coding sequence GTGGATAGAAAGAAAAAAATAAGAAAAATGATTATACAATATTTTGGAGTTATTTTACTATTTACTATATTTTCGCAAAGTCTTAATAATCTAGCTTTACCAAGGGTAGCTGTGGGTAATGGGAAAAGTACTTCTTTACAGATGAATATTCAAAAGGAAGGAACGATTACAGCTAGAAAAAGTGAACAAATTTATGGAACCTTTTCAGGGATCATTGATAAGATATTTGTTCAAACCAATAAAATCGTAAAAAAGGGAGATCCTCTTGTAAAGCTTGATGAAAAGGAATTGAATGAAAAATTTATTCAAGAAGAGGGAAATTATAAAAAATCCAAATTAAATTATAAAATCGCAAAGGGGCAATATGAAAATCAAGAGGGATTAGAAAAAGAATTAGCAGCTGTTGAAAAAGCTAGAAAAGAGTTTGAAAAGAAAGAAGTATATTATGAAAATAATATTATCTCTAAAGAAGAATTTGAAAAAGCAAAAGATACATTAAAGGATGTAGAAGATACTTATAATACAAAGAAAAAAAATCAACCCATTGAAGACATGAAAGCTCAAAATAGTTTAGTTGAAAGTGAAATGGAATACAAATTAAAGGAGATTGCATTTAAAGAAATGCAAAAAATTGTAGCAAACAAAGGAATTATCACAGCACCTATTGATGGAGTTGTGAAAAATATTACTAAAAAAGAAGGAGAAAGAATAAATAAAGATGAAACCATCCTAGCATTAACAGATCCTTCATCTGGATATGAATTAAAAATTTCTATCAAGAAGGATATTGCAAAATACTTAAAAATAGGAGAACGTTTAAATATTACATTTAAAGGATTAGATGATTTGAAAGTAGAAAGCAAAATCACGGATATTTCAAATAACAAAGAAGAACCAAGTAAAATAAAGGACATTACCTTATCTTTTGAAAATGAGAGGTTAAAAGGAGATGAATTTGCAACTATTCGTGAGACAAAATCCACCACTAAATATGATGTGGTTGTTCCAAATAGTGCTATAGGAAGTGAACAAAATGGAAGGAAATTTGTGTGGTTAGTAAGAAAAGAAGATAAGCCTTTAGGAAAAGAATATTATGTAAATAAGAGGTATGTGACTACAGGAGAATCAGATTTAGACAAAACAGCTATTAAGAGTGGATTAGATAAATATGAAGAATTTGTACAAGATGCTACAGGTGTAGACTTAAAGGAAAATGGAAGAGTATTAAAAAAATAG
- a CDS encoding carbohydrate ABC transporter permease produces MKKKIVLSILVGLLALLFIIPLFLTVSNSFMEPSQVQNQYENIFQNKGSEFSGLKFIPDWISLKQYYQVLILKTNFLKMFWNASFMVVPIILGQIIVSTFAAYAFAKLKFPFREQLFYLYILLMLMPFQVTVVPNYLIANYLGILDKFASIIFPGVFSVFGVFLLRQFMQKIPDAYLEAAKIDGANHFQIFFKIILPLSKNYIASLGVLLMIDYWNMVEQPLIFLKDVSMHPLSLYLAQVNKDEIGVAFAAATIYMIPVLLVYLYAENYFVEGIKNSGLKG; encoded by the coding sequence TTGAAAAAAAAGATTGTTTTAAGTATATTGGTAGGTCTATTAGCACTTTTATTTATTATTCCTCTTTTTCTGACAGTGTCGAATTCCTTTATGGAACCGAGTCAAGTACAAAATCAATACGAAAATATTTTCCAAAACAAAGGATCAGAATTTTCAGGACTAAAATTTATCCCTGATTGGATTAGCTTAAAGCAATATTATCAAGTTCTTATTTTGAAAACAAATTTTCTAAAGATGTTTTGGAATGCATCTTTCATGGTAGTTCCTATTATTTTAGGACAAATTATCGTATCAACCTTTGCAGCCTATGCTTTTGCAAAGCTAAAGTTTCCCTTTAGAGAACAATTATTTTATCTATATATTTTACTAATGCTTATGCCCTTTCAGGTAACAGTAGTACCTAATTATTTGATTGCCAATTATTTAGGCATATTAGATAAATTTGCATCTATTATTTTTCCAGGGGTTTTTAGTGTATTTGGTGTTTTTTTATTAAGACAATTTATGCAAAAAATTCCTGATGCATATTTAGAAGCGGCAAAAATAGATGGTGCAAATCATTTTCAAATATTTTTCAAAATCATTTTGCCCCTTTCAAAAAATTATATTGCGTCCCTTGGGGTACTTCTTATGATTGATTATTGGAATATGGTAGAACAGCCATTGATTTTCTTAAAGGATGTAAGTATGCATCCCTTATCGCTTTATTTAGCTCAGGTGAATAAAGATGAGATTGGTGTAGCTTTTGCAGCTGCTACTATATATATGATTCCAGTATTACTTGTTTACTTATATGCAGAAAATTATTTTGTTGAAGGCATCAAAAACAGTGGATTAAAAGGATAG
- a CDS encoding carbohydrate ABC transporter permease has translation MKSKINKKERWIGFGFITPSLIGQLIFFFIPIMMTIYYAMINNPMSKEFVGFTNFITIWDNTIFIRAMKNTFIFTGISVSLIMVLSLGMAMLLNKPLFLRNIFRSCFMVPLIVPSASILMIWQVFFNFNGTLNNIVTSFGFDPIDWMNSAYARWIVVLFYVWKNIGYDMVLFLAALQNIPKEQYEAASIDGANKWQKFYHITLIHILPTFFFVFIISITNSFKIFREVYLLGGEYPYEDLYMLQHYINNLFNVLDYQKLSVSAIYMAIFIFMIVLLWRKVEKKLDF, from the coding sequence TTGAAATCAAAGATCAATAAAAAAGAAAGATGGATAGGCTTTGGTTTTATTACACCAAGTTTGATTGGACAGCTCATTTTCTTTTTTATTCCTATTATGATGACCATTTACTATGCTATGATCAATAATCCTATGAGCAAAGAATTTGTGGGATTTACAAATTTTATCACTATATGGGACAATACAATCTTTATACGAGCTATGAAAAATACCTTTATTTTTACAGGAATTAGCGTGAGCCTTATTATGGTTTTATCCTTAGGAATGGCCATGCTTTTAAATAAGCCTTTGTTTTTAAGAAATATTTTTAGATCCTGCTTTATGGTTCCGCTTATTGTACCCTCTGCATCGATTCTGATGATTTGGCAAGTATTCTTTAATTTTAATGGAACTTTAAATAATATTGTAACGAGTTTTGGTTTTGATCCGATAGATTGGATGAATTCAGCTTATGCTAGATGGATTGTGGTACTTTTCTATGTATGGAAAAATATAGGATATGATATGGTGTTATTCTTAGCAGCTCTTCAAAACATTCCTAAAGAGCAATATGAAGCAGCTAGCATAGATGGTGCTAATAAGTGGCAAAAGTTTTATCATATTACTCTTATTCACATTTTGCCAACCTTCTTTTTTGTATTTATTATTTCAATTACGAATTCTTTCAAAATATTTAGAGAGGTCTACTTGTTAGGAGGAGAGTATCCTTACGAAGATCTTTATATGCTACAACATTATATTAACAATTTATTTAATGTATTAGATTATCAAAAGCTATCTGTTAGTGCAATCTATATGGCAATATTCATTTTTATGATAGTCCTTTTATGGAGAAAAGTAGAGAAAAAATTAGATTTTTAG
- a CDS encoding ABC transporter ATP-binding protein codes for MAALLLKNIEKIYENGFHAVKNLNLEIEDKEFVVFVGPSGCGKSTTLRMIAGLEEISNGELCIGEKQVNHMEPKDRDIAMVFQNYALYPHMTVFDNMAFGLKLRKAPKKDINEKVVNAAKTLGIEDLLKRKPKQLSGGQRQRVALGRAIVREAQVFLMDEPLSNLDAKLRVQMRTEICKLHKQLNTTFIYVTHDQTEAMTMGTKIVIMKDGIVQQVDTPKRIYEEPKNLFVAGFIGSPQMNFIPVTIIEENGQVLIQLKELAFFLENEKGKELRKNGYIGKNMILGIRPEHIYFEKEKGMIPINGKVELIEYIGSETYVYIETTNGNIIGKTNEIAIKRGEMIDSYMDIEKIHLFDKEVKERIL; via the coding sequence ATGGCTGCTTTATTATTAAAAAATATAGAAAAGATATACGAAAATGGATTTCATGCAGTGAAAAATTTAAATCTAGAAATTGAAGATAAAGAATTTGTTGTATTTGTAGGTCCATCTGGTTGTGGAAAGTCTACAACTCTCCGAATGATTGCAGGACTTGAAGAAATATCAAATGGTGAGCTTTGTATAGGAGAAAAGCAGGTGAATCATATGGAGCCGAAGGATCGAGATATAGCTATGGTATTTCAAAATTATGCATTATATCCTCATATGACTGTTTTTGATAATATGGCATTTGGATTAAAGCTTAGGAAAGCACCTAAAAAGGATATTAATGAAAAAGTAGTAAATGCTGCAAAAACCTTAGGAATTGAAGATCTTTTAAAGAGAAAGCCAAAGCAGCTTTCAGGAGGACAAAGACAAAGGGTTGCTTTAGGACGAGCCATTGTCAGAGAAGCTCAAGTTTTTTTAATGGATGAGCCATTGTCTAATCTAGATGCAAAGCTTAGAGTACAAATGCGTACAGAAATATGTAAGCTACATAAACAGCTCAATACAACTTTTATCTATGTAACCCATGATCAAACAGAAGCCATGACTATGGGAACGAAAATAGTGATTATGAAAGATGGCATCGTTCAGCAGGTGGATACACCTAAAAGGATTTACGAAGAGCCTAAAAATTTATTTGTAGCAGGATTTATTGGATCTCCCCAAATGAATTTTATACCTGTAACGATCATTGAAGAAAATGGGCAAGTATTGATCCAATTAAAGGAATTAGCATTCTTCCTTGAAAATGAAAAGGGGAAAGAATTAAGAAAAAATGGATATATAGGAAAAAATATGATTTTAGGAATACGTCCAGAACATATTTACTTTGAAAAAGAAAAAGGCATGATTCCTATAAATGGGAAGGTAGAGCTTATAGAGTATATTGGTTCTGAAACCTATGTATACATAGAGACAACAAATGGAAATATCATTGGAAAAACTAATGAAATAGCTATAAAAAGGGGAGAAATGATAGATAGTTATATGGATATAGAGAAGATTCATTTATTTGATAAAGAGGTAAAAGAAAGAATTTTATAA
- a CDS encoding amidohydrolase, with protein sequence MVEKINEIIDEIEEEMIAIRRDFHQYPESAWTEFRTASMVARKLKDMGYSIKLGKEVMNEKDRMGVPHEEQLEKHYKRALDQGADREFVEKLKGGFTGVVGLLDCGDGPIVALRFDMDAVEVGECKERAHFPYKEGFASVNENVMHACGHDGHTTIGLAVAKALMGIKDQLKGKIKLIFQPAEEGVRGAKSMTTSGILDDVDIIMGGHIGIKAKGSGMLFCGTSGFLATSKFDAYFKGISTHAGATPEKGKNALLAAASAAMNLHAIPRHSEGFTRINVGKLVAGTGRNVIPSNAHMLIETRGENSELNEYMRESAKRILKNAAEMYDVDLDLQFMGAAESGESDEELIVRAKGLAEKLDAFQMVTDEKIDLGGSEDFAYMMKKVQSQGGKAIYMLFGSDIKDDHHNSKFDFDEKDLKGAAKIFSLLVHDLLKRG encoded by the coding sequence ATGGTTGAAAAAATAAATGAGATAATAGATGAAATAGAAGAAGAAATGATAGCTATCAGAAGGGATTTTCATCAATATCCAGAATCCGCATGGACTGAATTTAGAACAGCATCAATGGTAGCTAGGAAGCTAAAGGATATGGGGTATAGTATCAAACTAGGAAAAGAAGTAATGAATGAAAAGGATCGAATGGGAGTTCCTCATGAGGAGCAATTAGAAAAACATTATAAACGTGCATTAGATCAAGGTGCAGATCGGGAATTTGTAGAAAAACTTAAAGGCGGATTTACAGGGGTAGTAGGGTTATTAGATTGTGGAGATGGACCTATTGTTGCGTTGAGATTCGATATGGATGCTGTTGAAGTGGGAGAATGTAAGGAAAGAGCGCATTTCCCATACAAAGAGGGCTTTGCTTCTGTCAATGAAAATGTGATGCATGCTTGCGGACATGATGGACATACTACAATAGGTTTAGCTGTTGCCAAGGCATTGATGGGAATAAAGGATCAATTAAAGGGTAAGATAAAGCTTATTTTTCAACCAGCAGAAGAAGGGGTAAGAGGAGCAAAATCAATGACTACATCGGGAATATTAGATGATGTGGATATAATTATGGGTGGTCATATAGGAATCAAAGCAAAGGGCTCAGGAATGTTATTTTGTGGAACTAGTGGATTTTTAGCAACTTCAAAATTTGATGCATATTTTAAAGGAATTTCAACCCATGCGGGAGCAACTCCTGAAAAAGGAAAAAATGCATTGTTAGCAGCTGCATCAGCAGCTATGAATCTACATGCTATACCAAGACATAGTGAAGGATTTACGAGAATAAATGTAGGAAAACTTGTTGCAGGAACAGGAAGAAATGTAATTCCTTCAAATGCTCATATGCTTATAGAAACAAGGGGAGAAAATTCAGAGCTTAATGAATACATGAGAGAATCTGCAAAGCGAATATTAAAAAATGCTGCAGAGATGTATGATGTAGATTTAGATCTTCAATTTATGGGTGCTGCTGAAAGTGGAGAAAGTGATGAAGAACTGATTGTAAGAGCTAAAGGACTAGCAGAAAAACTAGATGCATTCCAAATGGTGACAGATGAAAAAATAGATTTAGGTGGAAGTGAAGATTTCGCCTATATGATGAAAAAGGTCCAATCTCAAGGTGGAAAAGCTATATATATGTTATTTGGAAGTGATATAAAGGATGATCATCATAATTCCAAATTTGACTTTGATGAAAAGGATTTAAAAGGAGCAGCAAAGATATTTTCTTTGTTAGTACATGATCTTTTGAAAAGGGGTTAG
- a CDS encoding M20 metallopeptidase family protein, producing the protein MLNEKIHGLVDEIEDWIIDQRRDFHMHPEPSRKEIRTSERVARLLEELGVEVKKGYYNTGVVGIIKGDKEGKTIGLRFDMDALEMEEMNDIPFKSQNEGVMHSCGHDGHTAIGLGIAKVLIQMKDEIHGNIKLVFQPAEEDAPNGGGAQHMIKDGALEEPKVDYMVGAHIWPKLKLGQVGTKSGVLMAASDPFTIDIKGKGIHASLPNMGVDPILIGSQIVTNINTIISRNIDPFEPAVVSIGVFNGGTRYNVIPEEVKLEGTVRSFSEGVREKIHDRLKSVVEETAVALGGNANLHYKFSYPPLMNDEKAVNIAKKSIEELLGEENFVRVNRPEPGGEDFAYFAKEVPSVYMFLGYAEEGKELYAPHNPRFDFNEKVLGIGAKVLIKTALNLGRS; encoded by the coding sequence ATGCTTAATGAAAAGATACATGGATTAGTTGATGAAATAGAAGACTGGATCATAGATCAAAGAAGAGATTTTCATATGCATCCTGAGCCAAGTCGGAAAGAAATCAGAACATCAGAAAGAGTAGCAAGGTTATTAGAAGAATTAGGTGTAGAAGTTAAAAAAGGATATTACAATACGGGTGTTGTAGGGATTATAAAAGGAGATAAAGAAGGGAAAACTATAGGACTTAGATTTGATATGGATGCTCTTGAAATGGAAGAAATGAACGATATTCCTTTTAAATCACAAAATGAAGGCGTTATGCACTCTTGTGGTCATGATGGACATACAGCTATAGGTCTTGGTATTGCAAAGGTACTAATACAGATGAAGGATGAGATTCATGGGAATATTAAACTTGTATTTCAACCAGCGGAAGAAGATGCGCCTAATGGAGGGGGTGCTCAACATATGATTAAGGATGGCGCATTAGAAGAGCCAAAGGTAGATTATATGGTAGGGGCTCACATATGGCCAAAGCTAAAGCTTGGTCAAGTAGGAACAAAATCTGGAGTACTTATGGCAGCTTCTGATCCATTTACCATTGATATTAAGGGAAAAGGGATACATGCATCTCTACCGAACATGGGAGTGGATCCTATTCTCATTGGATCTCAAATCGTTACAAATATAAATACAATCATCAGTAGAAATATTGATCCTTTTGAACCAGCAGTTGTATCTATAGGTGTATTTAATGGAGGTACTAGATATAATGTGATTCCAGAAGAAGTCAAATTAGAGGGAACAGTACGTTCATTTAGTGAAGGTGTTAGGGAAAAAATTCATGATAGACTCAAAAGTGTAGTGGAAGAAACAGCTGTAGCATTAGGTGGAAATGCGAACCTTCATTATAAATTCTCCTACCCGCCTCTTATGAATGATGAAAAGGCAGTAAATATAGCAAAAAAATCTATTGAAGAATTATTAGGAGAAGAAAACTTTGTAAGAGTCAATAGACCAGAGCCTGGAGGAGAAGATTTTGCATATTTTGCAAAAGAGGTACCATCTGTTTATATGTTTTTAGGATATGCAGAAGAAGGAAAAGAATTGTATGCACCTCATAATCCAAGGTTTGATTTTAATGAAAAAGTTCTAGGAATCGGAGCAAAAGTACTTATTAAAACAGCTCTAAATTTGGGGAGGTCCTAA